In the Malus domestica chromosome 16, GDT2T_hap1 genome, one interval contains:
- the LOC103403173 gene encoding squamosa promoter-binding-like protein 2 isoform X1: protein MWSEDKNPASGDWVLLHYLKTRFWSSFMNSVLMMEWNEKPPSLWDLENLFMYGAKVTENPKKLQPADWGIEGERGMNSESFYSIGGDGGSGVSGSDLGDGSSKSSKSASVNSSVEEGKKSNFNFEAFEGFPKDFFDKKDSAEAEALGSSPTHEVSAGSGEPLLSLKLGKRMYFEDVCAGNNHETSSLSVISTSMATKTKRFKSAAQSAFASHCQVEGCNLDLSSAKDYHRKHRICSNHSKSPKVVVDGVELRFCQQCSRFHGLSDFDENKRSCRKRLSDHNARRRKPQTEVVRHPSRLSSSLFSTDGMSLSLDQGPYDYTKHASNLTWDGSCNLKFAQTKEYFPNPAKAGGTARELNFPNSGSPGSINVLYQDSSRLSPSKATAAEVLNRGAEESMISFNLDATPDIHRALSLLSTSPWVSGEGKSVPLDTNQSYHNNSPQQGMHAMTQGVPASSEYWQTQHPPLDTQAHVSHSHSNVGNQFQYLHQFKAPYAFGYNPNQFS from the exons ATGTGGTCAGAGGATAAAAATCCAG CATCTGGTGACTGGGTGCTTTTGCATTATTTGAAGACACGATTTTGGAGTAGTTTTATGAATTCGGTGCTGATGATGGAGTGGAATGAAAAACCTCCTTCACTGTGGGATTTGGAGAACCTTTTCATGTATGGTGCAAAAGTTACTGAAAATCCTAAGAAGTTGCAACCAGCAGACTGGGGAATTGAAGGGGAACGAGGAATGAATTCTGAATCTTTCTATTCGATTGGGGGTGATGGGGGTAGTGGGGTTTCTGGCTCTGATTTGGGAGATGGTTCATCAAAGAGTTCGAAATCAGCTTCTGTCAATTCTTCAGTCGAGGAAGGTAAGAAATCCAATTTCAACTTTGAGGCTTTTGAAGGTTTCCCGAAGGATTTCTTTGATAAAAAGGATTCAGCTGAAGCTGAGGCCCTTGGATCTTCTCCAACTCATGAGGTTTCGGCTGGCTCCGGCGAGCCATTGCTCAGTCTAAAGCTTGGTAAGCGGATGTACTTCGAAGACGTTTGTGCTGGAAATAATCATGAGACCTCTTCTCTTTCTGTTATTTCCACATCTATGGCGACAAAGACAAAGAGGTTTAAGTCTGCTGCTCAGAGTGCATTTGCATCACACTGTCAAGTTGAAGGCTGCAATCTTGATCTTTCATCAGCCAAAGATTACCATCGCAAACATAGAATTTGCTCAAATCATTCCAAATCTCCGAAGGTTGTTGTAGATGGTGTGGAACTTCGGTTTTGTCAACAGTGTAGCAG GTTCCATGGcctttctgattttgatgaaaaCAAGCGAAGCTGTCGCAAGCGACTTTCTGATCACAATGCAAGGCGCCGCAAGCCACAGACAGAAGTAGTGAGACACCCATCAAGGCTGTCTTCATCACTGTTCAGCACAG ATGGCATGAGCCTTTCTTTGGACCAAGGTCCCTATGATTACACAAAGCATGCTTCAAATTTAACATGGGATGGCTCGTGCAACCTCAAGTTTGCACAAACGAAAGAGTATTTTCCAAATCCTGCAAAAGCAGGAGGTACTGCCAGAGAGCTAAATTTTCCCAACAGTGGAAGTCCAGGCTCGATAAATGTGCTTTATCAGGATTCCAGTAGGCTGTCACCATCTAAGGCCACTGCGGCTGAGGTTCTTAACCGAG GTGCTGAAGAATCTATGATCTCTTTCAACCTGGATGCAACGCCGGATATTCAtcgtgctctctctcttctgtcAACGAGTCCTTGGGTCTCAGGCGAGGGGAAATCTGTTCCACTTGATACCAATCAAAGTTATCATAACAACTCACCTCAACAGGGGATGCATGCGATGACTCAAGGTGTGCCGGCCTCTTCAGAGTACTGGCAAACTCAGCATCCACCCCTAGATACCCAAGCACACGTCTCCCACTCACACAGTAATGTTGGCAACCAATTTCAGTATCTTCATCAGTTCAAAGCGCCGTATGCGTTTGGCTATAATCCAAACCAATTCAGTTGA
- the LOC103416584 gene encoding F-box only protein 6-like (The RefSeq protein has 4 substitutions compared to this genomic sequence), whose protein sequence is MEGLAMLRQLIGQLQELVGSHPPPPHYHHHLQLQFQPPPLLRHHHSQQPPQDHHHHLRWCPINVDEGSADDYYSIMMAAGKSRSFKMLEPCKPPPTKRSRKEQTRGKSSGTTNTTEPMEQHIWKDFPEDLYEAVIARLPVATFFRFRTVCRKWNSLLDSESFSQHCAEVPQATPWFYTITHENVNSGAMYDPSLKKWHHPTIFSLPTKLIVLPVASAGGLVCFLDIGNRNFYVCNPLNQSFKELPARSVKVWSRIAVGMTLNRSSASGGYKILWVVCDGEYEVYDSVTNSWTRPGIMPSGVKLPLSLNFRSQAVSIDGTLYFMRSDPEGIVSYDMATGIWKQFIIPTPLHLTDHTLAECGGRIMLVGLLSKNAVTCVCIWELQKMTLLWKEVDRMPNIWCLEFYGKHVRMTCLGNKGLLMLSLRSRQMTRLVTYNVSSREWLKVPGCVVPRGKKRQWIACGTAFYPSLTAVA, encoded by the exons ATGGAAGGGCTGGCCATGCTGAGACAGCTCATCGGTCAGCTTCAGGAGCTCGTCGGCTCTCACCCGCCTCCTCCTCATTACCATCACCATCTTCAACTTCAGTTTCAACCTCCTCCTCTACTCCGCCATCATCACTCTCAGCAACCACCGCaggaccaccaccaccacctcag GTGGTGCCCAATTAACGTTGATGAAGGTTCTGCAGATGATTACTACAATCTTATGATGGCAGCTGGAAAATCTAGAAGTTTTAAGATGTTGGAACCGTGCAAGCCTCCTCCTACCAAGAGATCTCGTAAGGAGCAAACCCGGGGTAAATCATCTGGAACTACCAATACCACTGAGCCTATGGAACAGCATATTTGGAAAGATTTCCCAGAAGACCTTTATGAAGCCGTCATTGCTAGGCTTCCCGTTGCTACATTTTTTCGATTTCGTACTGTATGCAGGAAATGGAATTCCTTGCTGGATTCTGAAAGTTTTTCTCAACATTGTGCGGAGGTCCCACAAGCTACTCCATGGTTTTACACCATCACTCATGAAAACGTGAATTCTGGAGCCATGTATGACCCTTCCTTGAAGAAGTGGCACCATCCCACCATTTTTTCTCTGCCAACAAAGTTAATTGTTTTACCGGTGGCTTCAGCAGGGGGACTGGTGTGTTTTCTTGATATCGGTAATAGGAACTTCTATGTTTGCAACCCCCTGAATCAATCTTTTAAAGAGTTGCCAGCCAGGTCAGTTAAGGTCTGGTCTCGCATTGCTGTGGGGATGACTCTGAATAGGAGTTCAGCCAGTGGCGGCTACAAGATCCTTTGGGTGGTTTGTGATGGTGAGTATGAAGTTTATGATTCAGTGACGAATTCCTGGACCCGTCCAGGAATCATGCCATCAGGTGTTAAGCTGCCACTATCACTGAATTTCCGGTCGCAGGCAGTTTCAATCGATGGCACACTCTACTTCATGCGTTCAGAACCTGAAGGGATTGTGTCATATGATATGGCCACTGGGATTTGGAAGCAGTTTATAATTCCCACCCCGCTGCATCTGACTGACCACACACTTGCTGAATGTGGAGGCCGGATCATGCTCGTGGGATTGTTATCAAAGAATGCTGTCACATGCGTTTGCATTTGGGAGCTTCAGAAAATGACACTTCTATGGAAGGAGGTTGACAGAATGCCAAATGTATGGTGCTTGGAGTTTTACGGAAAGCACGTGAGGATGACTTGCCTGGGTAACAAAGGCTTGCTCATGCTGTCCTTGAGGTCGAGACAAATGACCCGATTGGTTACATATAACGTGTCGAGCAGGGAATGGCTGAAGGTCCCCGGTTGCGTGGTGCCACGTGGGAAGAAGCGGCAATGGATTGCATGTGGCACTGCATTTTATCCAAGCCTGACTGCTGTTGCTTGA
- the LOC103403173 gene encoding squamosa promoter-binding-like protein 2 isoform X2, which produces MNSVLMMEWNEKPPSLWDLENLFMYGAKVTENPKKLQPADWGIEGERGMNSESFYSIGGDGGSGVSGSDLGDGSSKSSKSASVNSSVEEGKKSNFNFEAFEGFPKDFFDKKDSAEAEALGSSPTHEVSAGSGEPLLSLKLGKRMYFEDVCAGNNHETSSLSVISTSMATKTKRFKSAAQSAFASHCQVEGCNLDLSSAKDYHRKHRICSNHSKSPKVVVDGVELRFCQQCSRFHGLSDFDENKRSCRKRLSDHNARRRKPQTEVVRHPSRLSSSLFSTDGMSLSLDQGPYDYTKHASNLTWDGSCNLKFAQTKEYFPNPAKAGGTARELNFPNSGSPGSINVLYQDSSRLSPSKATAAEVLNRGAEESMISFNLDATPDIHRALSLLSTSPWVSGEGKSVPLDTNQSYHNNSPQQGMHAMTQGVPASSEYWQTQHPPLDTQAHVSHSHSNVGNQFQYLHQFKAPYAFGYNPNQFS; this is translated from the exons ATGAATTCGGTGCTGATGATGGAGTGGAATGAAAAACCTCCTTCACTGTGGGATTTGGAGAACCTTTTCATGTATGGTGCAAAAGTTACTGAAAATCCTAAGAAGTTGCAACCAGCAGACTGGGGAATTGAAGGGGAACGAGGAATGAATTCTGAATCTTTCTATTCGATTGGGGGTGATGGGGGTAGTGGGGTTTCTGGCTCTGATTTGGGAGATGGTTCATCAAAGAGTTCGAAATCAGCTTCTGTCAATTCTTCAGTCGAGGAAGGTAAGAAATCCAATTTCAACTTTGAGGCTTTTGAAGGTTTCCCGAAGGATTTCTTTGATAAAAAGGATTCAGCTGAAGCTGAGGCCCTTGGATCTTCTCCAACTCATGAGGTTTCGGCTGGCTCCGGCGAGCCATTGCTCAGTCTAAAGCTTGGTAAGCGGATGTACTTCGAAGACGTTTGTGCTGGAAATAATCATGAGACCTCTTCTCTTTCTGTTATTTCCACATCTATGGCGACAAAGACAAAGAGGTTTAAGTCTGCTGCTCAGAGTGCATTTGCATCACACTGTCAAGTTGAAGGCTGCAATCTTGATCTTTCATCAGCCAAAGATTACCATCGCAAACATAGAATTTGCTCAAATCATTCCAAATCTCCGAAGGTTGTTGTAGATGGTGTGGAACTTCGGTTTTGTCAACAGTGTAGCAG GTTCCATGGcctttctgattttgatgaaaaCAAGCGAAGCTGTCGCAAGCGACTTTCTGATCACAATGCAAGGCGCCGCAAGCCACAGACAGAAGTAGTGAGACACCCATCAAGGCTGTCTTCATCACTGTTCAGCACAG ATGGCATGAGCCTTTCTTTGGACCAAGGTCCCTATGATTACACAAAGCATGCTTCAAATTTAACATGGGATGGCTCGTGCAACCTCAAGTTTGCACAAACGAAAGAGTATTTTCCAAATCCTGCAAAAGCAGGAGGTACTGCCAGAGAGCTAAATTTTCCCAACAGTGGAAGTCCAGGCTCGATAAATGTGCTTTATCAGGATTCCAGTAGGCTGTCACCATCTAAGGCCACTGCGGCTGAGGTTCTTAACCGAG GTGCTGAAGAATCTATGATCTCTTTCAACCTGGATGCAACGCCGGATATTCAtcgtgctctctctcttctgtcAACGAGTCCTTGGGTCTCAGGCGAGGGGAAATCTGTTCCACTTGATACCAATCAAAGTTATCATAACAACTCACCTCAACAGGGGATGCATGCGATGACTCAAGGTGTGCCGGCCTCTTCAGAGTACTGGCAAACTCAGCATCCACCCCTAGATACCCAAGCACACGTCTCCCACTCACACAGTAATGTTGGCAACCAATTTCAGTATCTTCATCAGTTCAAAGCGCCGTATGCGTTTGGCTATAATCCAAACCAATTCAGTTGA
- the LOC103403175 gene encoding ranBP2-type zinc finger protein At1g67325 isoform X1, whose translation MSQVDNRNSSAAKRARTDGSRREDDWTCPSCGNDNFSFRTTCNMRNCTQPRPADHNSKPAAKPFPAPQGYLGSAAPYLGSAAPSSMYLGVPPYGSSIFNGSSVPPYDVPFSGGSAYHYNYGSRLSTGSPYRPLHLSGPTPYSSGSMIGNGGMYGMPPPMMDRFGLGLPMGPGPMGPRPGFLPDDKAQKKSTDATRDNDWACPKCGNVNFSFRTVCNMRKCNTPKPGSQQPAKSDKTSKQKMPEGSWKCEKCNNINYPFRTKCNRQNCGADKPAESKKSPSPAPNENNQ comes from the exons ATGTCTCAG GTTGATAACAGAAATTCTTCAGCAGCCAAGCGTGCTAGAACCGATG GTAGTCGAAGGGAAGATGATTGGACCTGCCCTAGCTGTGGGAATGATAATTTTTCATTTAGAACGACTTGCAATATGCGTAATTGCACTCAGCCAAGGCCTGCGGATCATAACTCA AAACCCGCTGCTAAGCCTTTCCCTGCCCCACAAGGTTATCTGGGCTCTGCTGCTCCTTATCTGGGCTCTGCTGCACCCTCCTCAATGTATCTTGGTGTGCCACCCTATGGTTCTTCTATCTTCAATGGATCATCCGTTCCTCCCTATGATGTTCCATTTTCAGGGGGATCAGCATATCATTACAACTATGGCAGCCGCCTATCTACAGGCAGCCCCTACAGACCTCTGCATTTGTCTGGACCAACACCATATTCTAGTGGATCCATGATTGGAAATG GTGGAATGTATGGTATGCCCCCTCCTATGATGGATCGGTTTGGCCTGGGTCTGCCCATGGGCCCTGGCCCTATG GGACCAAGGCCAGGATTCCTTCCAGATGATAAAGCTCAAAAGAAGAGCACAG ATGCTACACGTGACAATGACTGGGCATGCCCAAAATGTGGAAATGTCAACTTCTCGTTTAGAACTGTTTGTAACATGAGGAAGTGCAATACGCCAAAGCCTGGATctcag CAGCCTGCAAAGAGTGACAAAACTTCTA AACAAAAAATGCCAGAAGGTAGCTGGAAGTGTGAGAAATGTAATAATATAAACTATCCATTTAGAACCAAGTGTAACAGACAGAACTGTGGAGCGGACAAACCAGCTGAGTCAAAGAAGTCCCCTTCACCTGCTCCGAATGAAAATAATCAG TGA
- the LOC139192985 gene encoding uncharacterized protein, with amino-acid sequence MYDEILMIKVSINPSKVIFSLSTAFGNYLHAVSNLGVARPVLGSREAARVRWCPPSSPFVKINVNASWSKYSQMRFAGVVARQEGGLFQAAVRSSLLAPSSLVAESIAILRGCELGASLGFSSVIIESDSLQAISCLNGSLENGSWEAFPILARAQRLGSAFQNCRWSWVPRSANMAADVLVSAGLTEMCDFVWVDRPPSSLVHVLCSDDLPCPY; translated from the exons ATGTATGATGAGATTTTGATGATTAAG GTTTCTATCAACCCGTCTAAGGTTATTTTTTCATTGTCGACTGCTTTCGGGAATTATTTGCATGCTGTGTCAAATTTGGGTGTTGCTCGGCCAGTGTTGGGTTCTCGGGAGGCTGCTAGAGTCAGGTGgtgtcctccttcttctccttttgtTAAGATCAATGTGAACGCTAGCTGGTCTAAATATTCTCAGATGCGTTTTGCGGGGGTGGTGGCTAGACAGGAAGGTGGGCTTTTTCAGGCTGCGGTTAGGTCCTCTCTTTTGGCTCCTTCTTCTTTAGTGGCTGAGTCTATTGCGATTCTTCGCGGATGTGAATTGGGTGCCTCGTTGGGTTTCAGCTCTGTTATCATTGAATCTGACTCTCTTCAGGCTATTTCCTGTTTAAATGGTTCTCTTGAAAATGGCAGCTGGGAGGCTTTCCCCATTTTGGCTAGGGCTCAAAGGTTGGGTTCGGCTTTCCAGAACTGTCGCTGGTCTTGGGTGCCAAGATCAGCCAATATGGCAGCGGATGTTCTTGTGTCAGCTGGTCTTACGGAGATGTGTGATTTTGTGTGGGTTGACAGACCCCCATCTTCGTTAGTTCATGTTTTATGTAGTGATGATCTTCCTTGTCCTTATTAG
- the LOC103416585 gene encoding uncharacterized protein, translating to MTTSRRVADRKVEKFEKNITKRGAVPETTAKKGKDYPVGPIILGFFIFVVIGSSLFQIIRTATSGGMA from the exons ATG ACGACTTCAAGGCGTGTGGCTGACAGGAAGGTGGAGAAGTTCGAGAAGAACATAACGAAGAGAGGGGCGGTGCCTGAGACGACCGCCAAGAAGGGCAAGGATTATCCAGTGGGCCCTATTATCCTTGGCTTCTTCATCTTTGTTGTCATCGGATCAT CTCTCTTTCAGATAATCAGGACTGCTACGAGCGGAGGCATGGCCTGA
- the LOC103403175 gene encoding ranBP2-type zinc finger protein At1g67325 isoform X2, translating into MSQVDNRNSSAAKRARTDGSRREDDWTCPSCGNDNFSFRTTCNMRNCTQPRPADHNSKPAAKPFPAPQGYLGSAAPYLGSAAPSSMYLGVPPYGSSIFNGSSVPPYDVPFSGGSAYHYNYGSRLSTGSPYRPLHLSGPTPYSSGSMIGNGGMYGMPPPMMDRFGLGLPMGPGPMGPRPGFLPDDKAQKKSTDATRDNDWACPKCGNVNFSFRTVCNMRKCNTPKPGSQPAKSDKTSKQKMPEGSWKCEKCNNINYPFRTKCNRQNCGADKPAESKKSPSPAPNENNQ; encoded by the exons ATGTCTCAG GTTGATAACAGAAATTCTTCAGCAGCCAAGCGTGCTAGAACCGATG GTAGTCGAAGGGAAGATGATTGGACCTGCCCTAGCTGTGGGAATGATAATTTTTCATTTAGAACGACTTGCAATATGCGTAATTGCACTCAGCCAAGGCCTGCGGATCATAACTCA AAACCCGCTGCTAAGCCTTTCCCTGCCCCACAAGGTTATCTGGGCTCTGCTGCTCCTTATCTGGGCTCTGCTGCACCCTCCTCAATGTATCTTGGTGTGCCACCCTATGGTTCTTCTATCTTCAATGGATCATCCGTTCCTCCCTATGATGTTCCATTTTCAGGGGGATCAGCATATCATTACAACTATGGCAGCCGCCTATCTACAGGCAGCCCCTACAGACCTCTGCATTTGTCTGGACCAACACCATATTCTAGTGGATCCATGATTGGAAATG GTGGAATGTATGGTATGCCCCCTCCTATGATGGATCGGTTTGGCCTGGGTCTGCCCATGGGCCCTGGCCCTATG GGACCAAGGCCAGGATTCCTTCCAGATGATAAAGCTCAAAAGAAGAGCACAG ATGCTACACGTGACAATGACTGGGCATGCCCAAAATGTGGAAATGTCAACTTCTCGTTTAGAACTGTTTGTAACATGAGGAAGTGCAATACGCCAAAGCCTGGATctcag CCTGCAAAGAGTGACAAAACTTCTA AACAAAAAATGCCAGAAGGTAGCTGGAAGTGTGAGAAATGTAATAATATAAACTATCCATTTAGAACCAAGTGTAACAGACAGAACTGTGGAGCGGACAAACCAGCTGAGTCAAAGAAGTCCCCTTCACCTGCTCCGAATGAAAATAATCAG TGA